The following proteins come from a genomic window of Methanosarcina sp. MTP4:
- a CDS encoding 50S ribosomal protein L11 methyltransferase: MEIRCRCGDTCIRPISEALKDIELFYKPCSDCKTEKIRKFAPLAEQINLDEIDNDFGSCKCGKRQLDIVMSHVLKIMIDEGIKDKKANLRNACVPLVTPGYPTDFVPYLPGDSLVIISDKVDKGCAEKIVKEVGEVKGVLKGDVRKTVGIKDSDSNPHIYELLAGCDMRCDIIQTPYGALGIYKYQHEIHIEFPNEKSPKIEILKEALKDYERPNVLDCTCGSGTLGIACLKAGARKVVFNDIWNPAIETTLINLEANGFPVKLSGSEEELIASGDKFEVYSMDIRELVNCLDEKFDICIIDTFPGVDTTEFVEAAGKLGKKVVVI; this comes from the coding sequence ATGGAAATAAGATGCAGGTGTGGAGATACGTGTATAAGGCCTATTTCGGAAGCACTAAAAGACATTGAATTATTCTACAAACCATGCAGCGATTGCAAAACAGAAAAAATAAGGAAATTCGCTCCTCTAGCAGAACAGATTAACCTGGATGAAATAGACAACGATTTTGGAAGTTGTAAATGCGGTAAGAGGCAGCTTGATATTGTAATGTCTCACGTGCTAAAAATAATGATCGATGAAGGAATAAAAGATAAAAAAGCTAATTTAAGGAATGCATGTGTCCCTCTTGTGACTCCTGGCTATCCAACTGATTTTGTTCCCTATTTGCCCGGGGATTCTTTAGTAATAATATCTGATAAAGTGGATAAAGGATGTGCTGAAAAAATTGTAAAGGAAGTTGGGGAAGTTAAAGGGGTTTTAAAAGGAGATGTAAGAAAAACCGTGGGTATAAAAGATTCTGATTCTAATCCTCATATATATGAACTTCTTGCCGGGTGCGATATGAGATGTGATATTATACAGACTCCTTACGGGGCTTTAGGAATATACAAATATCAGCATGAAATTCATATAGAGTTTCCAAATGAAAAATCACCCAAAATAGAGATACTTAAAGAAGCTTTGAAAGATTATGAAAGGCCTAATGTTCTTGATTGTACATGTGGTTCCGGGACTTTAGGAATCGCATGCCTTAAAGCCGGCGCGCGAAAAGTTGTTTTTAATGACATATGGAATCCTGCAATAGAAACTACTTTGATTAATTTAGAGGCTAATGGCTTTCCGGTCAAACTTTCAGGCAGTGAAGAAGAATTAATAGCATCCGGAGACAAATTTGAAGTTTATAGTATGGATATAAGAGAATTAGTGAATTGTTTAGACGAAAAATTTGATATTTGTATTATAGATACATTCCCTGGTGTGGATACAACAGAATTTGTGGAAGCCGCAGGCAAATTAGGCAAAAAAGTTGTCGTGATTTGA
- the mcrB gene encoding coenzyme-B sulfoethylthiotransferase subunit beta: MSDTVDIYDDRGKLLESNVDIMSLAPTRNAAIQKIIMDTKRSVAVNLGGIQNALATGKMGGKGRQILGRELDYDIVGRADEIAEKVKALVQVDEGDDTNVTVLNGGKNLRIQSPTSRILSGADYMSSTTVGAAAVTQTLIDMFGTDMYDAMIVKSAIWGSYPQTMDLMGGSVAGILNIPQNNEGLGFSLRNIMANHVAAITNRSAMNAAALSSIYEQSGIFEMGGAVGMFERQQLLGLACQGLNANNIVYETVKENGKDGTIGTVLQSIVGRAIEDGVISVDKTAPSGYNFYKANDVPMWNAYAAAGTLAATLVNCGAGRAAQNVSSTLLYFNDMLEKETGLPGCDYGKVQGVAVGFSFFSHSIYGGGGPGVFNGNHVVTRHSRGFAIPCVCAAVALDAGTQMFTIEATSGLIGNVFGTIGEFSEPIKAVAGAL; the protein is encoded by the coding sequence GTGTCTGACACAGTAGACATCTACGACGACAGAGGAAAACTGCTTGAGAGCAATGTCGACATTATGTCTCTTGCTCCAACCAGAAACGCAGCAATTCAAAAAATCATCATGGACACCAAGAGGTCCGTTGCGGTAAACCTCGGCGGCATCCAGAACGCCCTTGCAACAGGCAAGATGGGTGGAAAGGGACGCCAGATCCTTGGACGTGAACTTGACTACGATATCGTAGGCCGTGCTGACGAAATTGCAGAAAAGGTTAAGGCTTTAGTGCAGGTCGATGAAGGCGACGACACCAACGTGACGGTCCTCAACGGCGGAAAGAACCTGCGGATTCAGTCCCCCACATCAAGGATTCTTTCCGGTGCAGACTACATGTCTTCCACCACCGTCGGTGCAGCAGCAGTCACCCAGACCCTCATTGACATGTTCGGAACCGACATGTATGACGCCATGATCGTCAAGTCCGCAATCTGGGGCAGCTACCCACAGACCATGGACCTCATGGGCGGAAGCGTTGCAGGTATCCTCAACATCCCCCAGAACAACGAAGGTCTCGGCTTCTCCCTGAGGAACATTATGGCAAACCACGTTGCAGCCATCACCAACAGGTCTGCAATGAACGCCGCAGCCCTTTCCTCAATCTACGAACAGAGCGGTATCTTCGAGATGGGCGGCGCAGTCGGTATGTTCGAGAGGCAGCAGCTCCTCGGTCTTGCATGCCAGGGTCTCAACGCCAACAACATCGTCTACGAAACCGTAAAGGAAAACGGCAAGGACGGTACCATCGGTACTGTGCTCCAGTCCATCGTAGGCAGGGCAATCGAAGACGGCGTCATTTCCGTTGACAAGACCGCACCTTCCGGATACAACTTCTACAAGGCAAACGACGTCCCAATGTGGAACGCATATGCCGCAGCAGGTACCCTTGCAGCCACTCTCGTGAACTGTGGTGCAGGCCGTGCAGCCCAGAACGTATCCTCCACACTTCTGTACTTCAACGACATGCTCGAGAAAGAGACTGGTCTTCCAGGCTGTGACTACGGTAAAGTACAGGGTGTAGCTGTTGGTTTCTCCTTCTTCAGCCACTCCATCTACGGCGGCGGCGGACCGGGTGTATTCAACGGTAACCACGTCGTAACCAGGCACTCCAGAGGCTTTGCAATTCCATGTGTATGTGCCGCAGTAGCCCTCGATGCAGGTACCCAGATGTTCACAATCGAAGCAACATCCGGCCTCATCGGAAACGTGTTCGGAACGATCGGGGAATTCAGCGAGCCTATTAAGGCAGTAGCAGGAGCGCTCTAA
- the mcrA gene encoding coenzyme-B sulfoethylthiotransferase subunit alpha has protein sequence MSADIFAKFKKSMEVKFAQDYGTNQLGGSDIEAKTSKFLRLGPEQSPRKVEMIAAGKEIAEKRGIVGYNPNMHMGAPLGQRAITPYTLSGTDIVAEPDDLHYVNNAAMQQMWDDIRRTCIVGLDMAHETLEKRLGKEVTPETINHYLETLNHAMPGAAVVQEMMIETHPALVDDCYVKIFTGDDALADEIDSQFVININKMFPEEQAEQIKASIGKTTWQAIHIPTIVSRTTDGAQTSRWAAMQIGMSFISAYAMCAGEAAVADLSFSAKHASLVSMGEMLPARRARGPNEPGGLSFGHMADVIQTSRVDVDDPAHVSLEVVGAGCMLYDQIWLGSYMSGGVGFTQYATAAYTDDILDNNTYYDVDYINDKYGGAAAVDKPTVKASLEVVKDIATESTLYGIETYENYPTALEDHFGGSQRATMLAAASGVACSLATGNGNAGLSGWYLSMYVHKEAWGRLGFFGFDLQDQCGATNICTYQGDEGLPGELRGPNYPNYAMNVGHQGGYGGIASAAHSTRGDAFAVNPLIKVCFADDLLPFDFTAPRREFGRGAIREFVPAGERSLIIPAK, from the coding sequence ATGTCAGCAGATATTTTCGCAAAATTCAAGAAGTCAATGGAAGTTAAGTTCGCACAGGATTACGGTACAAACCAGTTGGGCGGGAGCGACATTGAGGCAAAGACCTCCAAGTTCCTCAGACTCGGTCCTGAGCAGAGCCCCAGAAAGGTCGAGATGATCGCAGCTGGTAAGGAAATCGCCGAGAAGAGGGGCATTGTAGGATACAACCCCAACATGCACATGGGTGCACCTCTCGGACAGCGCGCAATCACCCCCTACACTCTCTCAGGCACTGACATCGTCGCAGAGCCCGACGACCTCCACTACGTCAACAACGCTGCAATGCAGCAGATGTGGGACGACATCAGGAGGACCTGTATTGTCGGTCTGGACATGGCACACGAGACCCTCGAGAAGAGGCTGGGTAAGGAAGTCACTCCTGAAACCATCAACCACTACCTCGAGACCCTGAACCACGCAATGCCTGGTGCAGCAGTTGTCCAGGAAATGATGATCGAGACCCACCCAGCTCTTGTCGACGACTGTTACGTCAAGATCTTCACCGGGGACGACGCCCTGGCTGACGAAATCGACTCCCAGTTCGTTATCAACATCAACAAGATGTTCCCTGAAGAGCAGGCAGAACAGATCAAGGCCTCCATCGGCAAGACAACCTGGCAGGCAATCCACATCCCGACAATTGTCTCCAGGACAACTGACGGTGCACAGACCTCCAGGTGGGCAGCCATGCAGATCGGTATGTCCTTCATCTCCGCATACGCAATGTGTGCCGGTGAAGCAGCCGTCGCTGACCTGTCCTTCTCCGCAAAGCACGCATCCCTTGTCTCCATGGGTGAAATGCTGCCCGCAAGGCGTGCACGTGGACCCAACGAGCCCGGTGGACTTTCCTTCGGTCACATGGCAGATGTCATCCAGACCAGCCGTGTAGACGTAGATGACCCTGCACACGTCTCCCTTGAGGTAGTCGGTGCTGGATGTATGCTCTACGACCAGATCTGGCTCGGATCCTACATGTCCGGTGGTGTCGGTTTCACTCAGTACGCAACCGCAGCATACACTGACGACATCCTCGACAACAACACCTACTACGACGTTGACTACATCAACGACAAGTACGGTGGTGCAGCAGCCGTGGACAAGCCGACCGTAAAGGCCAGCCTCGAAGTCGTCAAGGACATCGCAACCGAATCCACTCTCTACGGTATCGAGACCTACGAGAACTACCCGACAGCCCTTGAAGACCACTTCGGTGGATCCCAGAGAGCAACCATGCTGGCAGCAGCATCCGGTGTTGCATGTTCCCTTGCAACCGGAAACGGAAATGCCGGTCTGTCCGGATGGTACCTCTCCATGTACGTCCACAAGGAAGCATGGGGCCGCCTCGGATTCTTCGGTTTCGACCTGCAGGACCAGTGTGGTGCAACCAACATCTGTACCTACCAGGGTGACGAAGGTCTTCCAGGCGAACTCCGTGGTCCAAACTACCCGAACTACGCCATGAACGTCGGTCACCAGGGTGGCTACGGTGGTATCGCTTCCGCAGCTCACTCGACCCGCGGAGACGCATTCGCTGTCAACCCACTGATCAAGGTCTGCTTCGCCGACGATCTTCTGCCCTTCGACTTCACTGCACCCAGAAGGGAATTCGGCCGTGGCGCAATCAGGGAATTCGTGCCTGCTGGTGAGAGATCTCTCATCATCCCGGCAAAGTAA
- a CDS encoding thymidylate synthase, giving the protein MEEKLEIGRIIRAKNISDAWYRGLNIIWNHGQVITDERGSQIREFMDLMVVIEDPYTNRIPADTAWNEERLEEYAKQLISGENVQDFEYTYGQRLRNWNEEVDQIEYVIEKLKESPTSRRATAVTWIPPVDTKVNEVPCMMLDDFKIRDGKVHLTTLFRSHDFGGAYPANLYGLSKLLEYVAGRIGVEPGKITTVSISAHVYDHDWDMVENIVKGVC; this is encoded by the coding sequence ATGGAAGAAAAGCTTGAGATTGGCAGGATCATCAGGGCAAAGAATATCTCTGATGCATGGTACCGCGGGCTTAATATCATCTGGAACCACGGGCAGGTAATCACCGATGAGAGGGGAAGCCAGATCAGGGAGTTTATGGACTTAATGGTAGTAATCGAGGACCCCTATACCAACCGGATTCCCGCGGATACTGCCTGGAACGAGGAGAGGCTTGAAGAGTACGCAAAACAGCTGATCTCGGGCGAAAACGTACAGGACTTCGAGTACACATACGGACAGCGGCTCAGGAACTGGAACGAAGAAGTAGACCAGATCGAGTACGTGATCGAAAAGCTAAAGGAAAGCCCGACCTCGCGGAGGGCTACTGCCGTTACCTGGATCCCCCCTGTGGACACGAAGGTAAACGAGGTACCCTGCATGATGCTGGACGACTTCAAGATTCGGGACGGGAAAGTGCACCTGACAACCCTTTTCAGGAGCCACGACTTCGGGGGAGCCTATCCGGCAAATCTCTACGGACTCTCGAAGCTGTTAGAGTACGTAGCTGGAAGGATCGGCGTTGAACCCGGGAAGATTACCACGGTTAGCATCTCAGCCCACGTCTACGACCACGACTGGGACATGGTGGAAAACATCGTAAAAGGCGTTTGCTGA
- the mcrC gene encoding methyl-coenzyme M reductase I operon protein C, producing MMFDRETQVVDCRCGMGLGKGGGLAQRGTLSEAGRSDVVAIAMSPGQRHITKPVCEITYGMRKENIQVSVLVLYSGTGIPDSGLRTGSFVMSPMEKAQIEMHKLAVIHLGNIRDHVVRKAREILSQANIPAIIVSQIPVDFEDFAEAGVKTRLVMPKDENIQTKGIVMDMVNGVTRGDSCPRDKLNLIVKDVKSTLDQLEDHKGVA from the coding sequence ATGATGTTTGACCGGGAAACGCAGGTAGTTGACTGCCGCTGCGGAATGGGACTTGGAAAAGGAGGTGGGCTTGCCCAGCGAGGGACCCTCTCGGAAGCCGGCCGTTCCGATGTGGTCGCCATTGCGATGAGTCCCGGGCAGAGACATATTACAAAACCGGTCTGTGAAATTACATACGGAATGCGGAAGGAAAATATCCAGGTAAGTGTTCTCGTGCTCTATTCGGGTACGGGGATTCCGGACTCGGGTTTGAGGACGGGATCTTTCGTTATGAGCCCGATGGAAAAGGCACAGATCGAGATGCACAAGTTGGCCGTCATTCACCTTGGAAACATAAGGGACCACGTGGTAAGGAAGGCCAGGGAAATCCTGAGTCAGGCAAACATCCCGGCAATCATTGTCAGCCAGATCCCGGTAGATTTCGAAGATTTTGCAGAAGCAGGAGTGAAAACGAGATTAGTGATGCCAAAGGACGAAAATATCCAGACAAAGGGAATTGTGATGGATATGGTAAACGGAGTAACACGTGGAGACTCCTGTCCCAGGGATAAACTAAACTTAATCGTGAAAGACGTGAAATCGACATTAGACCAATTAGAAGATCATAAAGGAGTTGCATAA
- the aroA gene encoding 3-phosphoshikimate 1-carboxyvinyltransferase, translating into MRVSIGKSSVNGEVFAPPSKSYTHRAITLGALSKESLIRRPLLSADTLATVRACEMLGATIEKRGEDLRIRGVEGKPQVPDNVIDVANSGTTLRLMTAVAALTDGITVLTGDDSLRTRPNGPLLEVLNKLGVRACSTRKNERAPLIVEGELEGAIVQIDGSISSQFISALLIACPLANTSTTLSIIGELKSKPYVDVTLEMICLAGAEIHMDNNNRIKFIIPGKQKYALKEYTVPGDFSSASYLLAAAAVTDSEVTVKNLFRSKQGDLVIIQTLARMGADIRWDMETGVVTIKGGKPLKAITFDAGATPDLVPTVAVLAAVAEGTTKIENAEHVRYKETDRLHALAMELPKLGVEVKEEKDSLTITGGKLHGADLHGWHDHRIVMALSIAGMVAGNTTIDTTESISVSYPDFFKDMAELGAEIEKISEE; encoded by the coding sequence ATGCGCGTTTCTATCGGCAAATCATCAGTTAACGGAGAAGTCTTTGCTCCGCCCTCGAAAAGCTACACCCACAGGGCCATTACCCTCGGAGCCCTCTCCAAAGAATCGCTCATCCGCCGCCCCCTGCTCTCCGCTGACACCCTGGCAACCGTCCGGGCCTGCGAGATGCTGGGAGCTACCATCGAAAAGAGGGGTGAAGACCTCCGGATCCGGGGAGTGGAAGGAAAACCACAGGTTCCTGACAACGTAATCGACGTTGCAAACTCAGGCACCACCCTGCGCCTCATGACCGCAGTCGCAGCCCTGACCGACGGGATAACCGTGCTCACGGGAGATGATTCCCTTCGGACCCGGCCAAACGGCCCCCTGCTCGAAGTCCTGAACAAGCTCGGGGTCAGGGCCTGCTCCACAAGGAAAAATGAAAGGGCGCCTCTCATAGTCGAAGGGGAGCTTGAAGGAGCAATCGTGCAAATCGACGGTTCCATCAGCTCCCAGTTCATCTCCGCCCTCTTGATCGCCTGCCCCCTTGCAAACACCAGCACCACCCTCTCGATCATCGGGGAGCTGAAGTCAAAACCCTATGTAGACGTGACCCTGGAAATGATCTGCCTGGCAGGGGCTGAAATCCACATGGACAACAACAACCGGATCAAATTCATCATCCCGGGAAAGCAAAAGTACGCTCTCAAGGAATACACCGTCCCCGGAGACTTCTCCTCGGCATCCTATCTGCTGGCAGCAGCTGCAGTCACGGATTCCGAAGTCACGGTCAAAAACCTCTTCCGCTCAAAACAAGGAGACCTGGTCATTATCCAGACCCTAGCAAGGATGGGCGCGGACATCCGCTGGGACATGGAAACCGGAGTGGTCACCATCAAAGGTGGAAAACCCCTGAAAGCCATAACCTTCGATGCCGGAGCAACCCCGGACCTTGTCCCCACGGTCGCAGTCCTGGCAGCCGTCGCAGAGGGCACAACAAAAATCGAAAACGCCGAACATGTCCGCTACAAAGAAACAGATCGCCTGCACGCCCTTGCCATGGAACTCCCCAAGCTCGGAGTTGAAGTAAAAGAAGAAAAAGACAGCCTGACCATCACCGGCGGAAAACTCCATGGTGCAGACCTCCACGGCTGGCACGACCACAGGATAGTCATGGCTCTCTCAATCGCAGGAATGGTAGCCGGAAACACCACCATCGACACCACCGAATCAATTTCGGTCTCATACCCGGACTTCTTCAAAGACATGGCTGAACTCGGAGCTGAAATCGAGAAAATCTCAGAAGAATAA
- the mcrG gene encoding coenzyme-B sulfoethylthiotransferase subunit gamma: MAYEPQFYPGATSVGANRRKHMSGDLEKIREISDEDLTAVLGHRAPGSDYPSTHPPLAEMGEPACSVREAVEATPGAKAGDRVRYVQFADSMYNAPATPYFRSYFAAINFRGVDPGTLSGRQIVEARERDMEECAKVQMETEISCPGLSGMRGATVHGHSVRLQEDGVMFDMLDRRRLENGTIIMDKDQVAIPIDRKVDLGKPMSEEEAAKRTTIYRVDNVPARSDAEVIEWIHRVFDQRTSFGFQPK; this comes from the coding sequence ATGGCATATGAACCACAGTTCTATCCAGGCGCAACCTCAGTTGGCGCTAACAGAAGAAAGCACATGTCTGGAGACCTTGAGAAAATCAGGGAAATCTCCGACGAAGACTTAACCGCAGTTCTTGGACACCGTGCCCCGGGAAGCGACTACCCCAGCACCCACCCACCACTCGCAGAGATGGGCGAGCCTGCATGCTCGGTCCGTGAAGCTGTAGAAGCTACACCTGGTGCAAAGGCCGGCGACAGGGTCAGGTACGTCCAGTTCGCTGACTCCATGTACAACGCTCCGGCTACCCCGTACTTCAGATCCTACTTCGCAGCAATCAACTTCAGAGGCGTAGACCCAGGTACCCTTTCCGGCCGTCAGATTGTCGAAGCCCGTGAAAGAGACATGGAAGAGTGCGCAAAGGTTCAGATGGAAACCGAAATCAGCTGCCCCGGACTTTCCGGTATGCGCGGTGCAACAGTGCACGGTCACTCCGTCCGTCTTCAGGAAGACGGTGTTATGTTCGACATGCTCGACAGGAGAAGACTTGAAAACGGCACCATCATCATGGACAAGGACCAGGTCGCAATCCCCATCGACAGGAAGGTAGACCTCGGAAAGCCAATGTCCGAAGAAGAAGCCGCAAAGAGGACCACCATCTACCGTGTCGACAACGTTCCTGCAAGGAGCGACGCCGAAGTAATCGAGTGGATCCACAGAGTGTTCGACCAGAGAACTTCATTCGGATTCCAGCCCAAGTGA
- the mmp10 gene encoding methyl coenzyme M reductase-arginine methyltransferase Mmp10 (Mmp10 (methanogenesis marker protein 10) is a cobalamin-requiring radical SAM methyltransferase that creates the methylarginine modification to methyl coenzyme M reductase.): MEVVVDVGGNPGIDCRGFCRYCYFKKVKEVPPLGCKHCLPFKKGCDYCTRGVKESYSGFKPLQMVLEDTAQKLCFANEEVKKFTISGGGDVSCYPELKNLVAFLSQFKTPIHLGYTSGKGFSKPDDALFYIDRGVSEVSFTVFATDPALRGEYMKDPEPEASLQVLKDFCAHCEVYGAIVPIPGVNDGIVLEKTLSDLETMGAKGAILMRFANSRENGLILNNAPIMPGVTPHTVDEFTELVRSSAAKHPSIRITGTPLEDPLIGSPFAIRNVPEALEKLPPITRSATVITSRVAAPRLKEIFDSLGGKVNVVPLEKDVGCLITIEDFGNLDLSEVKETVFLPGRAFVHDREVKETLTRDGVDRIVRRGPECLSVDGEMSIGMSREEVLKLEIENFTELIEQINSLGLPVE; the protein is encoded by the coding sequence ATGGAAGTTGTTGTCGACGTAGGCGGGAACCCTGGAATTGACTGCAGGGGCTTTTGTAGGTACTGTTATTTCAAAAAAGTTAAAGAAGTGCCCCCCCTGGGCTGCAAGCATTGCCTGCCTTTCAAAAAAGGGTGTGATTACTGCACCCGCGGGGTAAAAGAATCATATTCTGGCTTCAAACCCCTCCAGATGGTCCTTGAAGACACCGCCCAGAAACTCTGTTTCGCAAATGAGGAAGTGAAAAAATTCACCATCAGCGGAGGTGGGGATGTTAGCTGCTACCCCGAACTTAAAAACCTCGTAGCTTTCCTATCCCAGTTCAAAACTCCTATTCATCTCGGATATACCAGCGGAAAAGGCTTTAGCAAGCCTGACGACGCCCTATTCTATATCGACCGCGGGGTAAGTGAAGTGAGTTTCACCGTGTTTGCAACAGATCCGGCTCTGCGCGGTGAATACATGAAGGACCCGGAGCCTGAAGCCTCCCTTCAGGTCCTCAAAGATTTCTGTGCCCACTGTGAGGTCTATGGAGCAATCGTGCCCATCCCCGGAGTAAACGACGGGATAGTCCTTGAAAAGACCCTTTCTGACCTGGAAACCATGGGAGCTAAAGGAGCCATCCTGATGCGTTTTGCAAACAGCAGGGAAAACGGGCTGATCCTGAACAACGCCCCGATCATGCCGGGAGTAACTCCGCACACCGTGGACGAATTTACCGAACTTGTACGCAGTTCCGCAGCAAAGCATCCCTCCATCCGGATCACCGGCACTCCCCTGGAAGACCCCCTTATCGGCTCTCCCTTTGCCATCCGAAACGTGCCTGAAGCCCTTGAGAAACTGCCCCCCATTACCAGAAGCGCCACTGTAATTACGAGCCGGGTTGCAGCCCCCAGGCTAAAGGAAATCTTCGATTCCCTTGGAGGAAAAGTAAACGTCGTTCCCCTGGAAAAAGACGTGGGCTGCCTCATCACCATCGAAGACTTCGGAAACCTGGACCTCTCGGAAGTAAAAGAAACCGTTTTCTTACCCGGGAGAGCCTTTGTCCACGACAGGGAAGTAAAAGAAACCCTTACCCGGGACGGTGTGGACAGGATTGTTCGCAGAGGCCCCGAATGCCTTTCCGTGGACGGGGAAATGTCCATAGGAATGAGCCGCGAAGAGGTCTTGAAACTGGAAATCGAGAATTTTACGGAATTAATCGAGCAAATAAACTCCCTGGGGCTGCCTGTGGAATAA
- the mcrD gene encoding methyl-coenzyme M reductase operon protein D: MSDSASNTENLIQIEIFPRRILSPETAQVLLAELYKVDGVIRVIVQGQRLPEKVSSGPGTGEKVEHPLRKPIQIGDQLIEMKVSVGRIQMELASPEAKEKVREVCDKVLSFPFEFREGNFMRRKATVSDYAKLGSDADPTLLGMVDPKAKHEDNLVFIEKKEEE, from the coding sequence ATGTCAGACTCTGCTTCAAACACGGAAAATCTTATTCAAATAGAAATCTTCCCCCGAAGAATCCTGTCCCCCGAAACAGCTCAGGTCCTCCTGGCCGAGCTGTATAAAGTGGATGGGGTAATCCGCGTTATAGTCCAGGGCCAGAGGTTGCCTGAAAAGGTCTCATCCGGCCCGGGTACCGGGGAAAAGGTGGAACATCCTCTCAGGAAACCTATTCAGATTGGGGACCAGTTAATTGAGATGAAGGTCAGTGTGGGCAGGATTCAGATGGAACTTGCAAGCCCCGAAGCCAAGGAAAAGGTCCGGGAAGTATGTGATAAGGTTTTATCGTTCCCCTTCGAGTTCAGGGAAGGAAATTTCATGAGACGGAAGGCAACGGTAAGTGACTACGCCAAACTTGGTTCTGACGCAGACCCTACTTTGCTTGGCATGGTTGATCCAAAAGCCAAACATGAAGACAACCTCGTCTTCATAGAGAAGAAGGAAGAAGAGTGA